Proteins from a single region of Budorcas taxicolor isolate Tak-1 chromosome 7, Takin1.1, whole genome shotgun sequence:
- the FKBP8 gene encoding peptidyl-prolyl cis-trans isomerase FKBP8 isoform X2, whose amino-acid sequence MASCAEPSAADPEPTAPPPAGVPPLEDFEVLDGVEDAEGEEEEEEEDLSELPPLEDVGQPPLEEAEQPGALAREFLAAMEPEPEPAPAPDEWLDILGNGLLRKKTLVPGPPGSSRPTKGQVVTVRLQTSLENGTRVQEEPELVFTLGDCDVIQALDLSVPLMDVGETAMVTADSKYCYGPQGRSPYIPPHAALCLEVTLKTAVDGPDLEMLTGQERVALANRKRECGNAHYQRADFVLAANSYDLAIKAITSSAKVDMTFEEEEQLLQLKVKCLNNLAASQLKLDHYRAALRSCSLVLEHQPDNIKALFRKGKVLAQQGEYSEAIPILRAALKLEPSNKTIHAELSKLVKKHAAQRSTETALYRKMLGNPSRLPAKCPGKGAWSIPWKWLFGATAVALGGVALSVVIAARN is encoded by the exons ATGGCATCCTGTGCTGAGCCCTCTGCTGCAGACCCTGAGCCCACTGCTCCGCCGCCTGCTGGGGTCCCCCCACTTGAGGACTTCGAGGTGCTGGATGGGGTGGAAGACGCTGAGggcgaggaggaggaagaagaggaggaccTGAGTGAGCTGCCGCCACTTGAGGATGTGGGGCAGCCCCCACTGGAGGAGGCCGAGcagcccggggccctggcccGAGAGTTCCTGGCTGCCATGGAGCCCGAGCCTGAGCCCGCCCCGGCCCCCGACGAGTGGCTGGACATCCTGG GGAATGGGCTGTTGAGGAAGAAGACGCTGGTTCCAGGCCCACCGGGCTCCAGCCGCCCGACCAAGGGCCAGGTGGTCACTGTGCGGCTGCAGACGTCTCTGGAGAATGGCACGCGAGTACAGGAGGAGCCGGAGCTGGTGTTCACCCTGGGCGACTGTGACGTCATCCAG gccctggatCTCAGCGTCCCGCTCATGGACGTTGGGGAGACGGCGATGGTCACTGCTGACTCCAAGTACTGCTATGGCCCCCAGGGCAG GAGCCCATACATCCCCCCGCACGCGGCCCTGTGCCTGGAGGTGACTCTGAAGACTGCTGTGGATGGGCCTGACCTGGAGATGCTCACGGGGCAGGAGCGTGTGGCCCTGGCCAACCGGAAGCGGGAGTGTGGCAATGCTCACTATCAGCGGGCCGACTTCGTGCTGGCTGCCAACTCCTACGACCTCGCCATCAAGGCCATCACTTCCAGTGCCAAAG TGGACATGACATTCGAGGAGGaggagcagctcctgcagctgaaGGTGAAGTGTCTGAACAACCTGGCGGCCTCGCAGCTGAAGCTGGATCACTACCGCGCAGCGCTGCGCTCCTGCAGCCTCGTGCTGGAGCACCAGCCTGACAACATCAAGGCTCTCTTCCGCAAGGGCAAG GTGCTGGCCCAGCAAGGCGAGTATAGTGAGGCCATCCCCATCTTGAGAGCAGCCCTGAAGCTGGAACCTTCCAACAAG ACGATCCACGCAGAGCTCTCGAAGCTGGTGAAGAAGCATGCGGCCCAGAGGAGCACGGAGACCGCCCTGTACCGGAAGATGCTGGGCAACCCCAGCCGGCTGCCTGCCAAGTGTCCTGGCAAGGGTGCCTGG TCCATCCCATGGAAGTGGCTGTTTGGGGCAACTGCTGTCGCCTTGGGGGGCGTGGCTCTCTCTGTGGTCATTGCTGCCAGGAACTGA
- the FKBP8 gene encoding peptidyl-prolyl cis-trans isomerase FKBP8 isoform X1, with product MASCAEPSAADPEPTAPPPAGVPPLEDFEVLDGVEDAEGEEEEEEEDLSELPPLEDVGQPPLEEAEQPGALAREFLAAMEPEPEPAPAPDEWLDILGNGLLRKKTLVPGPPGSSRPTKGQVVTVRLQTSLENGTRVQEEPELVFTLGDCDVIQALDLSVPLMDVGETAMVTADSKYCYGPQGSRSPYIPPHAALCLEVTLKTAVDGPDLEMLTGQERVALANRKRECGNAHYQRADFVLAANSYDLAIKAITSSAKVDMTFEEEEQLLQLKVKCLNNLAASQLKLDHYRAALRSCSLVLEHQPDNIKALFRKGKVLAQQGEYSEAIPILRAALKLEPSNKTIHAELSKLVKKHAAQRSTETALYRKMLGNPSRLPAKCPGKGAWSIPWKWLFGATAVALGGVALSVVIAARN from the exons ATGGCATCCTGTGCTGAGCCCTCTGCTGCAGACCCTGAGCCCACTGCTCCGCCGCCTGCTGGGGTCCCCCCACTTGAGGACTTCGAGGTGCTGGATGGGGTGGAAGACGCTGAGggcgaggaggaggaagaagaggaggaccTGAGTGAGCTGCCGCCACTTGAGGATGTGGGGCAGCCCCCACTGGAGGAGGCCGAGcagcccggggccctggcccGAGAGTTCCTGGCTGCCATGGAGCCCGAGCCTGAGCCCGCCCCGGCCCCCGACGAGTGGCTGGACATCCTGG GGAATGGGCTGTTGAGGAAGAAGACGCTGGTTCCAGGCCCACCGGGCTCCAGCCGCCCGACCAAGGGCCAGGTGGTCACTGTGCGGCTGCAGACGTCTCTGGAGAATGGCACGCGAGTACAGGAGGAGCCGGAGCTGGTGTTCACCCTGGGCGACTGTGACGTCATCCAG gccctggatCTCAGCGTCCCGCTCATGGACGTTGGGGAGACGGCGATGGTCACTGCTGACTCCAAGTACTGCTATGGCCCCCAGGGCAG caGGAGCCCATACATCCCCCCGCACGCGGCCCTGTGCCTGGAGGTGACTCTGAAGACTGCTGTGGATGGGCCTGACCTGGAGATGCTCACGGGGCAGGAGCGTGTGGCCCTGGCCAACCGGAAGCGGGAGTGTGGCAATGCTCACTATCAGCGGGCCGACTTCGTGCTGGCTGCCAACTCCTACGACCTCGCCATCAAGGCCATCACTTCCAGTGCCAAAG TGGACATGACATTCGAGGAGGaggagcagctcctgcagctgaaGGTGAAGTGTCTGAACAACCTGGCGGCCTCGCAGCTGAAGCTGGATCACTACCGCGCAGCGCTGCGCTCCTGCAGCCTCGTGCTGGAGCACCAGCCTGACAACATCAAGGCTCTCTTCCGCAAGGGCAAG GTGCTGGCCCAGCAAGGCGAGTATAGTGAGGCCATCCCCATCTTGAGAGCAGCCCTGAAGCTGGAACCTTCCAACAAG ACGATCCACGCAGAGCTCTCGAAGCTGGTGAAGAAGCATGCGGCCCAGAGGAGCACGGAGACCGCCCTGTACCGGAAGATGCTGGGCAACCCCAGCCGGCTGCCTGCCAAGTGTCCTGGCAAGGGTGCCTGG TCCATCCCATGGAAGTGGCTGTTTGGGGCAACTGCTGTCGCCTTGGGGGGCGTGGCTCTCTCTGTGGTCATTGCTGCCAGGAACTGA